The following coding sequences lie in one Halarcobacter mediterraneus genomic window:
- a CDS encoding cation acetate symporter, protein MLRILALISIIALSAFAAGDASFEATKRELNIPAIIMFFIFIMGTLALTYWAAKKTKSASDFYTAGGGITGFQNGLAIAGDYMSAAAFLGVSGLIYLKGYDGVIYAVSFLVGWPIILFFMAEKLRNLGKFTFADIAAYRLSQKEIRTLAAFGTLSVVVLYLIAQMVGAGKLIQVLFGMEYEFAVILVGVMMIIYVTFGGMLATTWVQIIKACLLLTGVSFMAIMVLYTFNFNFESLAVAATENHSDGESILSPGGFISDPISAISLGMALMLGTAGLPHVLMRFFTVGNAKEARKSVVYATGFVGYFWVIITIVGFGAIAFLNTADGAQYFTDGKLFGGNNMASIHLSHMLGGNAFLGFISAVAFATILAVVSGLTLSGASAISHDLYSNVINPNATDEQVVKISRITVIIVGIVGVILGIAFEQQNIAYMVGLAFGIAASANFPILFLSIYWRGLTTRGAFLGGLIGLITAVTLVIIGPIVWVQILGNEEALFPYKHPALFSVTVAFIAIWFFSKTDGSDRGKAEKELYRAQNIRANTGIGAAGAVDH, encoded by the coding sequence ATGTTGAGAATATTAGCACTAATTTCTATTATTGCACTTTCTGCATTTGCAGCAGGTGATGCAAGTTTTGAAGCAACGAAAAGAGAACTTAATATTCCAGCGATTATTATGTTCTTTATTTTCATTATGGGTACTTTAGCTCTTACTTATTGGGCAGCAAAGAAAACAAAGTCTGCTAGTGACTTTTATACAGCTGGTGGGGGAATCACTGGTTTTCAAAATGGTCTAGCAATTGCAGGTGACTACATGTCTGCTGCTGCTTTCCTTGGAGTTTCTGGTCTTATTTACCTTAAAGGTTATGATGGGGTTATCTATGCAGTTTCATTTTTAGTTGGATGGCCAATTATTCTTTTCTTTATGGCAGAGAAATTAAGAAATTTAGGTAAATTTACTTTTGCAGATATTGCTGCTTATAGATTAAGTCAAAAAGAAATTAGAACTCTTGCAGCTTTCGGAACATTATCAGTTGTAGTATTATATTTAATTGCTCAAATGGTAGGTGCAGGAAAACTTATTCAAGTACTATTTGGAATGGAATATGAGTTTGCTGTAATTCTAGTTGGAGTTATGATGATTATTTACGTAACTTTTGGTGGAATGCTTGCAACTACTTGGGTTCAAATTATTAAAGCTTGCTTATTATTAACTGGTGTATCTTTTATGGCCATAATGGTTTTATATACATTTAATTTTAACTTTGAATCATTAGCTGTAGCAGCTACTGAAAATCATAGTGATGGAGAATCAATTTTATCTCCAGGTGGATTTATTTCTGACCCTATTTCTGCTATATCATTAGGTATGGCTCTTATGCTAGGAACAGCAGGTTTACCTCACGTTCTTATGAGATTCTTTACAGTTGGTAATGCAAAAGAAGCTAGAAAATCTGTTGTTTATGCTACAGGATTTGTAGGATATTTTTGGGTTATTATTACAATTGTAGGATTTGGAGCAATTGCATTTTTAAATACTGCAGATGGAGCACAATATTTTACTGATGGCAAATTATTTGGTGGAAATAATATGGCTTCAATTCACTTATCTCATATGCTAGGTGGAAATGCATTCTTAGGATTTATTTCAGCTGTTGCTTTTGCTACTATTTTAGCAGTTGTATCAGGACTTACTTTATCAGGGGCAAGTGCTATTTCACATGATTTATACTCAAATGTTATAAATCCTAATGCTACTGATGAGCAAGTTGTTAAAATTTCAAGAATCACAGTTATCATTGTAGGTATTGTTGGTGTTATCTTAGGAATTGCTTTTGAACAACAAAATATTGCTTATATGGTTGGATTAGCATTTGGTATTGCAGCTTCTGCAAACTTCCCAATTCTTTTCTTATCTATTTATTGGAGAGGACTAACAACAAGAGGTGCTTTCTTAGGTGGATTAATTGGATTAATTACAGCTGTAACACTTGTAATTATTGGGCCAATTGTTTGGGTACAAATTTTAGGAAATGAAGAAGCTTTATTCCCTTATAAACACCCTGCACTATTCTCTGTAACAGTTGCATTTATTGCTATTTGGTTCTTCTCTAAAACAGATGGAAGTGATAGAGGAAAAGCAGAAAAAGAATTATATAGAGCTCAAAATATTAGAGCAAATACAGGTATTGGTGCAGCTGGAGCAGTTGATCACTAA
- a CDS encoding DUF485 domain-containing protein has protein sequence MKDELVERIENNPKYEELISKRNSFSIKLGIFVLVMFYAYILTIAFNKEILATKISEGMLTTIAFPIALAILVISFITTVIYVKRANGEFEDITNEIKEDVKDLM, from the coding sequence ATGAAGGACGAGTTAGTTGAAAGGATTGAAAATAATCCTAAATACGAAGAACTGATTTCAAAAAGAAATAGTTTTAGTATAAAACTTGGTATTTTTGTTTTAGTGATGTTTTATGCCTATATTTTAACTATTGCATTTAACAAAGAAATACTAGCTACAAAAATAAGTGAAGGTATGTTAACAACAATTGCATTTCCAATTGCACTTGCAATTTTAGTAATTAGTTTTATCACAACAGTTATTTATGTGAAAAGAGCAAATGGTGAGTTTGAAGATATAACTAATGAAATAAAAGAAGATGTAAAGGATTTAATGTAA
- a CDS encoding cation acetate symporter, translating into MLRILALITLFSVALFAAGDANFEASKRELNVAAIIMFFIFVGGTLGITYWAAKKTKSASDFYTAGGGITGFQNGMAIAGDYMSAASFLGISGLVYLSGYDGLIYAVGFLVGWPVILFLLAERLRNLGKFTFTDIAAFRLGQKEIRTLAAFGSLSVVTLYLIAQMVGSGKLIQVLFGLEYEYAVILVGVMMIIYVTFGGMLATTWVQIIKAVLLLSGVSFMGFMVLSHFGFSFEALATKAVESHEKGQAIMAPGGFISDPISAISLGLALMLGTAGLPHVLMRFFTVGNAKEARKSVVYATGFIGYFYLVIAVIGLGAIVFLNSDAGAAYFVDGKLFGGNNMAAIHLSHIVGGNVFLGFISAVAFATILAVVAGLTLAGASAISHDLYASVINPNATEEQEIRVSKIAVIIIGFVGVILGIAFEQQNIAFMVGLAFAIAASANFPILFLSIYWRKLTTRGAFIGGIIGLATAVILVIVGPIVWVQILGNEEALFPYKHPALFSVTIAFVAIWFFSITDNSQRAKDEEKAYEAQNIRAETGFGADGAVDH; encoded by the coding sequence ATGTTAAGAATATTAGCACTAATTACACTATTTTCTGTTGCATTATTTGCAGCAGGCGATGCAAATTTTGAAGCATCGAAAAGAGAACTTAATGTTGCTGCAATTATTATGTTTTTTATTTTTGTTGGTGGTACTCTAGGTATCACTTATTGGGCAGCAAAGAAAACAAAGTCGGCTAGTGACTTCTATACAGCTGGTGGAGGAATTACTGGTTTCCAAAATGGTATGGCAATTGCGGGAGATTATATGTCTGCTGCTTCATTCCTTGGTATTTCAGGACTTGTTTATTTAAGTGGATATGATGGTCTTATTTATGCCGTTGGATTCTTAGTTGGTTGGCCTGTTATTTTATTCTTATTAGCAGAGAGATTAAGAAACTTAGGTAAATTTACATTTACAGATATTGCTGCATTTAGATTAGGTCAAAAAGAGATTAGGACTTTAGCTGCATTTGGTTCACTATCTGTTGTAACTTTATACTTAATTGCTCAAATGGTTGGTTCGGGTAAATTAATTCAAGTATTATTTGGATTAGAGTATGAGTATGCAGTAATTCTTGTTGGAGTTATGATGATTATTTATGTAACTTTTGGTGGAATGCTTGCAACTACTTGGGTTCAAATTATTAAAGCTGTATTACTTTTATCTGGTGTTTCATTTATGGGATTTATGGTATTAAGTCACTTTGGTTTTTCTTTTGAAGCTTTAGCAACAAAAGCAGTAGAAAGTCATGAAAAAGGTCAAGCAATTATGGCGCCAGGTGGATTTATTTCTGACCCTATTTCTGCTATTTCTTTAGGACTTGCATTAATGCTTGGTACGGCGGGTCTTCCTCACGTATTAATGAGATTCTTTACAGTTGGTAATGCAAAAGAAGCTAGAAAATCTGTTGTTTATGCAACTGGATTTATTGGTTACTTCTATTTAGTTATTGCTGTTATTGGTCTTGGTGCTATTGTATTCTTAAACTCTGATGCAGGTGCTGCATACTTTGTTGATGGAAAATTATTTGGTGGGAACAATATGGCGGCAATTCACTTATCACACATTGTTGGTGGTAACGTATTCTTAGGATTTATTTCAGCTGTTGCCTTTGCTACAATTTTAGCAGTTGTTGCTGGATTAACACTAGCAGGAGCATCTGCAATTTCACACGACCTTTATGCATCTGTTATTAATCCAAATGCTACAGAAGAGCAAGAGATTAGAGTTTCTAAAATTGCTGTTATTATAATTGGATTTGTTGGTGTTATTTTAGGGATTGCATTTGAACAACAAAATATTGCATTTATGGTTGGTTTAGCATTTGCTATTGCAGCATCAGCAAACTTCCCAATTTTATTCTTATCAATTTACTGGAGAAAGTTAACTACTAGAGGTGCTTTCATAGGTGGAATTATAGGATTAGCTACTGCAGTTATTTTAGTAATTGTAGGACCAATTGTTTGGGTACAAATTTTAGGAAATGAAGAAGCTTTATTCCCATATAAACACCCTGCACTATTTTCTGTAACTATTGCATTTGTTGCTATTTGGTTCTTTTCTATTACTGATAATTCTCAAAGAGCAAAAGATGAAGAAAAAGCTTATGAAGCTCAAAATATAAGAGCAGAAACTGGTTTTGGTGCAGATGGAGCAGTAGACCACTAA
- a CDS encoding DUF485 domain-containing protein, with protein MNDQLVSKIKANPNYQELVKKRTSFAIKLGIFVLVLFYAFILTIAFEPALLGIRTGDGVMTIAFPIAAAIIVISFFTTLIYVKRANGEFEELIEKVREDVKDEL; from the coding sequence ATGAACGATCAATTAGTATCTAAAATTAAAGCTAATCCTAATTATCAAGAATTAGTAAAAAAAAGAACAAGTTTTGCCATTAAACTTGGAATATTTGTGCTTGTATTATTTTATGCATTTATTTTAACAATTGCATTTGAACCAGCACTATTAGGAATAAGAACAGGAGATGGTGTAATGACTATAGCATTTCCTATTGCAGCTGCAATTATTGTAATTAGTTTCTTTACAACACTTATTTATGTAAAAAGAGCAAATGGTGAGTTTGAAGAATTAATTGAAAAAGTAAGAGAAGATGTAAAGGATGAATTATAA
- a CDS encoding 3'-5' exonuclease — translation MFKKLINSWQRKKLLDKKYEYLFDNPLKDEYVCLDCETTGLNPKKDEILSIGAVRIKQNKILMRKTLNIFVKPSKEITEESIKIHQIRPIDLQKAIEPKEAILNLLDFIGNRPIVGYYIKFDIAMISKYTKEYIGVSLPNHQIEVSSMYFKTRKRSSDYEFVDLKFDTIMKNLDIPELGKHDALNDALMTSMIFLKLRDLSPANSTFYTG, via the coding sequence ATGTTTAAAAAACTAATAAATTCTTGGCAAAGAAAAAAGTTACTAGATAAAAAATATGAATATCTTTTTGATAACCCTTTAAAAGATGAATATGTTTGTTTAGATTGTGAGACTACAGGACTTAATCCCAAAAAAGATGAAATTCTCTCAATTGGTGCCGTTAGAATAAAACAAAATAAGATATTAATGAGAAAGACATTAAATATTTTTGTAAAACCCTCTAAAGAAATTACAGAAGAATCAATTAAAATACACCAAATCAGACCAATAGATTTACAAAAAGCAATTGAACCTAAAGAAGCTATTTTAAATTTGCTTGATTTTATAGGGAATAGACCTATTGTAGGCTACTATATAAAATTTGATATTGCCATGATTTCTAAATATACAAAAGAATACATTGGAGTATCTTTGCCTAATCACCAAATAGAAGTTTCTTCTATGTATTTTAAAACAAGAAAAAGAAGTTCAGATTATGAATTTGTTGATCTAAAGTTTGACACAATAATGAAAAATTTAGATATTCCAGAACTTGGGAAACATGATGCTTTAAATGATGCACTTATGACTTCAATGATTTTTTTAAAACTAAGGGATTTATCTCCTGCAAACTCTACTTTTTATACTGGATAA